GAATGTGACGACTGGACGAAGAGATGGGCGAGTATCGACCATTGGAGATGCTTTTATCCATCTACCACCGCCATTCTTCAACGTCACTCAATTGAAGGCATCATTTGCATCCAAGGGGTTGAATGCAAAAGACCTTGCAGTTTTATCAGGTACATTACACATAAATTTATGATCAGTTGGTGGGGTGACTCTGTAACCCGTATTCATCACCATCAAGTTTGAGGTTCGAAAACCAATTACTAATTTTTATGCCTCATTTATGAACAGGTGGACATACAATTGGTATTGCCAATTGCGCCGGATTTTCACAAAGGTTGTACAACTTCACCGGCAAAGGAGATACCGACCCAACATTGGACAGCGAATATGTACCACGATTGAAGAGCAAATGTAAGCCAAATGATTTCGTTACTAACGCAGAGATGGATCCAGGAAGTTTCAAAACATTCGACTCAAGTTACTTTAAGCTTGTTGCCAAGAGAAGGGGATTACTTACATCTGATGCAGCTCTTCTTAACGACCCTGAGACTAAAGCTTACGTTAGGAGTCAAGCATCAAACAATGGACCAACTTTCTTCAAGGACTTTGCAGTGTCTATGGAGAAAATGAATACTATTGAAGTTCTCACTGGTAATGCTGGTGAGATCAGGAAACACTGTGCTTTTATCAACTAATAGGCCACAAAATTTTGGCTCCAGAGATGACATTTCTGTGATATGATTGAATTTATTTGCCGTAAtttggattgtaataattttttccgttTGTTTATCATTTTGTATTTGCTTAATGTTAATTTGCGTTACTTAATACATTAACTTGATTTGAAATGTGTAGTAGTAGTCTTCACTTTATCTAAGTTGTCGACCGTAGGAATCGCATTTCTAATTGCTTGGCTCACCAAGAAAGACACTTTGATATTTTCCATCACATCATATGTCCCGTGACGTCATTTGCTGGTTTAAAACTGACCATTCTTCCCGGCTGCACGACTCAAGTGACTTGCCTGGATCTGACACTTCTGGATCTAGCTTATCATATCCGATTCTGACTCATTATGTCTTATAGTTGTAGAGTCCTAAGGGTGATAATAGGTACGGGTATTCCCGGGTACCACTGGACCCGGACCTTATTTATAAAAGTCGGGTTCGATTCCTAACGGTTTCGGATCAATTgctaaatttgtggacccagaaaCTGATCCGTTAATCACGGATACCCGTGGAAACTGGATGTCCGATATACGAGCCGGGTACATTTCGGGTCGGTTACTATAATTATAATCTTTTAAATTCACTCAGATACGTACCAAAAGAGTCGGGTACAAAATGATACTTGACTTGAATAGTCCTGAATCAGATATACGAGCCGGGTCAAAACTCGAGTCAGACAtcataaaaaatgaaaaaccaaATGATTTTATATCTACGAGTGTGTTTGTTTTTTACTAACTCGGGATCTGGATCTGACTCGGCCCGAATCAGATGTCAGACcgcttgttttttattttgagtcagatttgactcaaAATCTGAGTCAGACCTAATCCCTGACTCGGATCCGTTTGAGTTAGGTAATAAAATATCCCTGACTCATGGGAACAAACCACTTACTCATACTTTTgtgtcagatgagtcagatctgactcaaaaaataaacatgttgagtcatatccagatgagtcaggtgatttcagttTGATCCAGACGAGTCAGATTCATATGAGTCAGGTGAGTCAAGAGAAAACAAACACACTCTACAAAAGAACCACCAGtaggggtgagcaaaaagtccggaaccgcggattttatCCGTATCCGTCCGTAAAATTACCGGTGAAACCCAATCCGCAAGTTCTATGGATCGGACACGGGTgacattctcaaatccgcactttcaacggtttggttgcggttggattttgaaattcgcggattcacccgcaccgtaGAATAGTAAAGTTTTATAATAGTTATGGATGTCAACATCCTCCCCATCTAACTTAACCCTCAGCACACAGGCAATTCGTCCCTCCAATATCCAAAGCATAAAACAGCTTATTCTCCTGCCTAATCATGACGTCAAAGTGATACATTTTAAACACCACATATAATAAcaaagcaataaaaatgaaggaaTTAATCAGATAGGTCCAGTTAAGATTAAATGAAGAACATACTTAGTATGCAAGTTATTAACATAACTGAGAAGCATCCTAAGATCACgtgcaccatcaatattaagtccagCTTTCATATGAGCAATCATTGATTCTGCAACTCTGTTTAGTACATCAATAGTAGTAGCACAACCATTCTGCAGGATTTCAGGGATCGAGTTTTCAGAAATGGTATTTGAACGATCGTCCATCCTCCGTCTTCGGGTTTTTCAGGAAAATGTAAAAATTGTTGGTGATGATGATAATAATGATTACAGTTAATGGTGATTTGTTCAGCAAAATTACTTCCAATGCTTGTTTATCCTTGAAATTCTGCACCAACGACGAAAAAttgttactccctccgttccgatTTAGTTGttgttttagggtttcttttttgtttcaaattagatgatagttttagttttttttcccaATTTTCACTAATATGCCCCTGCATTGGAATCACATCAGAGAATTAATTCtcatagtaatcaacaaagaaaAAATTACTTCTCATTGTAATCTGCTCCATGGAGAATATATACTCTATGTTGGTTGGTTCTTCATTTATCatctcttcatcttctgcttcaaCAAAAGaaagttcatcttcttcatttcaaacacCATGGATGAGGATATGCTAGATTATCTACTGTCTTTGGCTTACACTCTTCTACGATATTATCAAGTTACTCCATATGGTCGACCAACAAGAAGAGTGAGTGGAGAGATTGATGTAAATTTGCCGCCAAGAGAAGATGGTTTTGAAAATACGGCACAGGCTCGTCAACAAGTAACTGACGAGATGTTGAAGATATAtttacccaatttttttttatcaagaaaCACCTAATACCTCCCCGATCTttgttttttccttttgcttGGGTTTTTTCTTCCTGCTAAGTCTTATAGCTCTGTATCCATGACTGTTTGTATGGCGTTTAGCTGCTGTTTTGGTTGCTAATCTTATCAATAGTATCCTTtctttattgataaaaaaaatgccTGACACTTTACAGTTTTCTAGTTTTTCTTTTCATAACTCTATGTCCATAATTTTCTTTTGTACTGTACATGGTAAAAACGGTTTCAAGCAAAATGCTTCTTTTCTTGTGGTGCATGAGAAGCTTGTGAAGACACATCTTTTCTCATTTTTACTTTCCAGGTGAGACGTTATTGTCCGTAGGTTGGGGAAATGAAACTGTGGTAGGGAAAATTGGaacagacagttaagaatattgcacatctattttttttatcccatcaccaaccattgtaggacaCAATGATTGTGACCCTCACCCTTTGTCAAGAGGATCACCGAGGATGATTTCTACTCACCATATAAACGCTTTTATATAATAGTTACATCCTTGCTCCTCAAGTCTTAGAGAACTTCTAAGAATAGCCCCATACCTTAATTAGGAAACCATAAACTTGGAAACCACGTAACTTAGGAAATACCCCAACTAATTTAGGATAAACTGTTCCGGGTTATATTATCACATTTCGAAGATCCTTGGTCGATCATTATAGCTggatctcaaacttttttttttcgatCAAAGTGTATGCTTCATAA
Above is a genomic segment from Papaver somniferum cultivar HN1 chromosome 10, ASM357369v1, whole genome shotgun sequence containing:
- the LOC113318116 gene encoding peroxidase 27-like, with amino-acid sequence MASTLKYLSVLVLVFLVVDAANGQGLKFGFYAKSCPKAESIIHKTVASYVSFNPTFPAALLRMHFHDCFVRGCDGSVLLNSTSTNQTEKAAIPNLSLRGFNIIDAAKAAIEKVCPGVVSCADILALSARDSVAMIKGPWWNVTTGRRDGRVSTIGDAFIHLPPPFFNVTQLKASFASKGLNAKDLAVLSGGHTIGIANCAGFSQRLYNFTGKGDTDPTLDSEYVPRLKSKCKPNDFVTNAEMDPGSFKTFDSSYFKLVAKRRGLLTSDAALLNDPETKAYVRSQASNNGPTFFKDFAVSMEKMNTIEVLTGNAGEIRKHCAFIN